CCGGTTCAGTGCGATTGCCCAGGACTTTCGGACACCGGCGGGGGCCGAAAGCCCTGGGCTATCGCATTTCCCGTGGAATGATCTTCCCAAACATTTCACGATGTTTTTTGCAGCGTGCCGCGCGAGCGGGCCGACACTTCCGTCAAGCAATCACGCCAATAGTCCAAAATGCGTCCGGCCCAGGTGTGTTGCGAAACGGCTAGCCGCACGAACACGCGCTGACCGGCGCGGAACTGGCGACTGGCCGTGGCGTCGAGGGCGACCTTGGCCACCACTCGCCGGGTTAGCGACGCATAGCCGGCTTGCCCGAATTCATCGCTCGCTTTGCTTTCGACGGTCACGACCACATCGCCGCCAGCGTCGGCGCCAAGTGCGACGTGGGGCAACTGGTCGCCGGCCCGAGGCTCGATCCGCTCGAGCCGGCCTTCGACGTGCCCCGGATGCAATTCGCGGAACACTCGCACGGGCGCTAGCAAGTTGCTTTCCAGGTCGCGTTGATCGGTCGACGCGGCGCTGACCAACAACTCTTTGTGATCATCCGACCCAAGCATGATCAGCGTCTCGCCCAACTCGACATAACGTCCGCACAAGTCGGCCAGATTGCTGGAAACGACCGTGGCGGCGCGAGGTGCGCGTACCTGAAGCTCGTTGACCTGTGCGCGCAACTCGTCAAGTTGCTTGGTCAATGATTCGACTAGCTCGCGCTCCCTTTGCTGATTCGGATACTGAGCTTTGCTCAGGTAGCCCCGGCTGCGCAGCTTGGCCTGAGCCAGTTCCGCCTCGACGCGCATCAATTCCATTTTCAAATCGTCGTTGTTCAGCTCGAGCAACAGTTGGTTGGCCTCGACCGCGGCTCCCACTTGCACGTGAACCGCAGTCACAAAGCCGCTCGCCCTGGCGCGCATGACGTTCAACGGAGCGTACTCAACGATCGCCGGCGCACAGACATGGGCCGGCGACAATAGCCACCCCGCCAGCAGCAGTGTCAACGTCGCCAGCATGGCAACCGCCAAGCGGCGGCGCCGCAAGCCCGGTGGCGACAATTGTTTGCCTTTGGACATCAACTGCGGCAACTTGGGCATTTTCCAACCGAACCAGAACCAGGCCACCACCACGCTCGCCGCGGCCCCCCACCAGCCCCATTCGGCGATCAAACTGATGGCAATGCCAAAAAAGGTCAACCACCGCCAACCGCAGGAAAGAAACCCATAGATCACCACGAACCAGCCTCGCCAGGTTCGCTCGCGAAGGACCGACACGTCGGCGCCGCGGAACCAAAAGCGGGCCCAACTCGACACCGCTTGTTGCCCTTGAGAGTAAAGATTCGAGATTCCCACCAAATCGGCCAGCAGATAATAGCCGTCGAAGCGCATCAGCGGATTGGCGTTAAACACGATCGTGTTCAAGCCGGCCAGCGCGACAATATCCTGACAGAGCAAGTCAAAGGTTTCGCGCGTTGCGGGCTTCCACAATAGGATCGCCCCGAACGCGATCAACAGTTCCAGGTACATGCCAGCCGCGGCAATGCTCATTCGCTGCCCGCGCGACGCCAGCCGCCACGAGCCCGACACGTCAACGAAGGGGACGGGTGACAGGAAGACCAACAGCAATCCGGCGCGGCGGACGGGTATGCCGTAATGCCGGCAAGACAAACCGTGGCCAAATTCGTGAATCAGCTTCAAGACGCACCAGACGGCGCCCATGCGCAACCAGTTGTTGCGATCGAGGACATGTTCGGGCAGCGCCTGCCAATGGCTGAGCTGCATGCCCAGCTTGACAATCGTGGCCAGGGCGATGCAACTCCACAGCGCGAAGAACCAGCCCGACCATAACCAGCCCAAGCGTTCGCCGACCGCCACCAACATCCGGTCGGGATTGAAGCTGCCCAGGCTGAGCGAGATGGGATTGGGCCATTTCACGCTCGCCTGGTCGCGTGGTCGCTCGCTGGCCGTGGCGCCGGCCAGAAACTCGACCGGCCGAGCCAGCGACTGGGTAATCAGCCAGCGCGCCACGGCGATGCCTTCCTGTTCGCTCAGGACCGTCTCGCGGCCGGCCTGGGTGGCGGCGCGGCCGATTGCTTCGCCAACGGTGCAACTGCCGTCAAGTTGCTTGAGGAACGACCATTCCGCCTTGCCGACCAGGAAATACTTGCCGGATAGCGGATCTTCGATCACGAAACTGGCGTCGTCGTGCGGCGCAATCGTCAGATCGGCGCGCAGCCGCAACCGCGACTGGGCTGGATCGAGCACATGGTGATCGAATGAAGTCGGCATGACTACCATCCACAGAACCGGCAGAGCAAGAACCAAGGCTTGCGCAGCAACAGCCACAGCCCCGGCGCTCGCGGCCCGTAAACGGTGGCGGTCCCTTGCATGCCTGGCTGCAACTTCTGGCTCTCGTTCTGAAGGGTGGTTTCCGCGATAAACACCTGCTGGTTATCGCGCAGTTCGCCGCGTGGATGAATCCGCGCGATCTGCAAGTCCCAGCGTTCGCCTGGAACGGCATCCAGCCACAGCGACATGTCGGCATCAATGGCGACCTGTTCCAACTCGGCTTCGGGCACGGCGAGTTCGGCTTTCAGGCTATCGAGCGGCGCCACCTCATACAGCGTCTGGCCGACTTTCAGCGTGGCCGCTTCATATTGCCGCAAGTCGCCCGTCACGACCACGCCGGCGACCGGGCTGCGAATCTCCAACTTTTTGAGCCGACCTTGGTACACACGGCGCTCGAAGCCGAGGCGTTCGGCCTCCAAGCGGTCGATTTCAGCGGGGCCCAGCTTGCCAGCGGCCAGGTTCACGTCGCGCGACTTGGCCGCGCGGTTCAATTCGGCCTCACACGCCGCCAGCCGGGTGCGCACTTCGCGGCCATCCATATAGCCCAGCGCCTGGCCCGCTTGGACACGGTCGCCCGGCAGCACGAGGCTGTGATCAAAGACCCCTTCAAATGGCGCAGCGACGAGTCGCCGCGCGGTTGGCTCGAGCGTTACTGCGCAAGTCGTTCGCGTGGCCCAAGGGTACAGCAGAGGCATCGCCACCAAAGCGGCCACGGCACAAGCCCGGCGCCCTTTGAGCCACTTCGGCCAACTTTCCTTTAGGTCGTGCAACCGATGTCCCTGGGCAGCCCGTTCGAGAACACGCAGCAGCGGACCTGCCAGATTGGCGACTAGGCGGAGGAACTGTTCCCCTTTGGCATCGATCGGATGGCGTGACGGTACCAGGCAAACCGCCATCACCGCGTCTGCCCGATCCGAGAGCCGCACTGCGACCATTTCTTGCGCCTGCCACGTCTCGGCCAACTGTGGCCAGTGGCTGAGCCCCAAGGGATTGGCCTTGCCGGTTTGACTCCAGCGGACGAGCGCGGGCTGGGCCAGCGATTCAGTCAGGCATTCTCCCAGCAACTTCACCGCTGCGGTGTTCTTGTCGACCTCGGCTACGTCCGAAATGGCAATCGGCTCGATGATCATCCGCGAACGCTTCATCGTTCCCAGTGCGACCCGTTCGACGCCGAGTTGGCGACGGACCAAGTCACAGATCAAGCGGCCCGCCGCTTTCAGGTCGGTGGTGCTCGTTAGCCGCGAGGTCAATTCGAGCGCGGCAGCGGTCGTATTAAGTTGAGCTTGCTCGTCGGAAGTCTCGGCCTTGGGCTGGCGGCCAAACAGTCCGAGCAGAACCAACTGCAAGACGGCACCGACCATCTCGGCTGGCAGCGACGCGGGGACGACGATGGCCACGCCTGGCGTTGCTCCGTCCGCCAATGCGCAGACTATCAGGCTCCATTCGTCTTTCCAGTTGGCGGCTGCTGGACCTCCCATGGCGAGCGAGCGGTCAAACTCGGCAGCGATCATCGATCGAGGGCTATCCGAGATGAACAATGCCGAGGTCCGCTCCGAGAGGAACTGCAGTTGACCGCCAGCGTCGCGCCCGAGCCACGCGACGTACTCGGCCTGCACGACCCGGGTCAGCAGTTCGGCGGCGGCGGCACGACGGGCTTCGAGCTGCTGAATCTCGCGCTCCATCGTGCCGAGCGCGTAGTTCAGCAGTCGCCAATCGATGGCGGCGGGCCGGCGAATGACCGCCGGCTGTCCCACAGGAACCTCGATGTCGTCGAGCGCTTTCATGCTGGTACGCCGCAGCCGGCGAGTTTGATGTTAAGGCTTCAGCCCTTGGGCCACCGCCGGCGATTCGTCCAGGAGCAGCAGGCCGCGGATGCCGCACCGATAGCGGCCCTCGGGGTTGGGCAGCACGACTTTGACGCGGACCAAACCGCTTTCGGCATCGGTGATCGGCGAGATAATTTCGATCTTCGCGGTAGCGTCTTCCTCGCTGTCGGGGAAACGAATCACAACCTGCTGATCGCGGCGCAGCTTGCCGGCCACGTGGCTGGGGATGGGGAAGATGATCCGCAGCGGATTCAACTGCACGACCGTAATGATGATCGGTTCTTGCGCGGTAACGTACTCGCGCTCTTCGCGATGCACTTTGGCAACGACGCCGTCGATCGGGCTGCGCACGATGCGCTGTTCGAGCAACGCCTGGGACTTCTCGTATTCCAGCGCGTCGACCGCCAATTGCTCTTCGGCCACCAGGACATTCGCCTCGGCGACGTTCAGGTCGGCGGACGCGCGCTCGATCTCCTCGCTCGACGCATGCCCTTGGGACTTCAAGGTGGTCAGCTTGTCGAGCCGCCGCTGACGGACTTCGCGTTCGGCCTGTGCCGAGCGGAGCTTGCCTTTGGACTCCATTAGTTGTTTGGCGATGCGCCCGGTGATTTCCAACACGCGGGTGTCAAAGACGGCCAGCTTGTCGCCAGCCTTGACCTCGTCGGCTTCCTTGACGAGCAGTTGCATCAGGATGCCAGGCTCGGCAGGCGAAAGATCAACCTTGTGAAATGGTTCGGTAAACCCCTCGATCGTTGATTGCGCCTGCGCGCAGCACGGCCAGGCTGCGAACAGGAAGAGCGTAATGAGAATCGATCTGCCCATACAACTTCGTATCGAGGTCTACACGATAAGCGCACTGTCCCCTACCTGAGGGACACAGAGAAACGTAGCTTTTTGTGAACAGCGTGAGCCAAATCGCTTGGGGGAATTGCCAGACGTTGTTTTTTCAATGACGCCGTCTAGGAGAGCTCCGGGCCGCGCCGATGGCGACGGTTGTAGCGGCATTGTCGGCCAGAGCTAGCCGACGCCGAACAGATGCTTGACGGTTTCGCCAAGCCATTGGTCGTGTTCGCGCAGTTGATTGCGGCGCAGGCAGGCTTGTTCCTCGGCCACCTGCTGCGCCTGACGCACCTGAATGGTGAGGTCAATGGGCACTTCTCCGTCGGCGCGGGCGCGCGAGATCATCTCGGCCCCCAGTTCCGGGGCAAACTCCTGAATCAGCGGGTCATCGGCGCTGATCATGAACTGGCTCGAGCCGGGATCCCCTTGCCGGGCCACGCGGCCGGCAAGTTGATTATC
The Planctomycetota bacterium DNA segment above includes these coding regions:
- a CDS encoding efflux RND transporter periplasmic adaptor subunit, yielding MGRSILITLFLFAAWPCCAQAQSTIEGFTEPFHKVDLSPAEPGILMQLLVKEADEVKAGDKLAVFDTRVLEITGRIAKQLMESKGKLRSAQAEREVRQRRLDKLTTLKSQGHASSEEIERASADLNVAEANVLVAEEQLAVDALEYEKSQALLEQRIVRSPIDGVVAKVHREEREYVTAQEPIIITVVQLNPLRIIFPIPSHVAGKLRRDQQVVIRFPDSEEDATAKIEIISPITDAESGLVRVKVVLPNPEGRYRCGIRGLLLLDESPAVAQGLKP
- a CDS encoding efflux RND transporter periplasmic adaptor subunit, whose translation is MKALDDIEVPVGQPAVIRRPAAIDWRLLNYALGTMEREIQQLEARRAAAAELLTRVVQAEYVAWLGRDAGGQLQFLSERTSALFISDSPRSMIAAEFDRSLAMGGPAAANWKDEWSLIVCALADGATPGVAIVVPASLPAEMVGAVLQLVLLGLFGRQPKAETSDEQAQLNTTAAALELTSRLTSTTDLKAAGRLICDLVRRQLGVERVALGTMKRSRMIIEPIAISDVAEVDKNTAAVKLLGECLTESLAQPALVRWSQTGKANPLGLSHWPQLAETWQAQEMVAVRLSDRADAVMAVCLVPSRHPIDAKGEQFLRLVANLAGPLLRVLERAAQGHRLHDLKESWPKWLKGRRACAVAALVAMPLLYPWATRTTCAVTLEPTARRLVAAPFEGVFDHSLVLPGDRVQAGQALGYMDGREVRTRLAACEAELNRAAKSRDVNLAAGKLGPAEIDRLEAERLGFERRVYQGRLKKLEIRSPVAGVVVTGDLRQYEAATLKVGQTLYEVAPLDSLKAELAVPEAELEQVAIDADMSLWLDAVPGERWDLQIARIHPRGELRDNQQVFIAETTLQNESQKLQPGMQGTATVYGPRAPGLWLLLRKPWFLLCRFCGW